A stretch of the Planctomycetota bacterium genome encodes the following:
- a CDS encoding cation diffusion facilitator family transporter: protein MSGHDHHHGSDLGTRRLAWAVAINLLLTAAQVVGGVLSGSLSLVADALHNFSDAAGLLLALVARRISKRPADEQRTFGYGRAEVVGGLINLTSIMVIAGYLLIEAVTRTFDRPEVDGWMVVIVAGIAFVVDAATALLTYSMSKGSVNIKAAFLHNIADALASVAVIITGTLIILFDWYWTDIVATIGISVYIVWVSWSPMQRCIRILMQSTPEHLSINLIAESLSLIEGVDAVAHLHIWPIDERTTSLEVSVGVAENATIQDIERIRRDAIDLLTKRYGIHHVTFEARLLVEVADRGLIQDHIP from the coding sequence ATGAGCGGCCATGACCATCATCACGGATCCGATCTCGGAACCCGCCGGCTCGCCTGGGCCGTCGCCATCAACCTTCTGCTGACGGCGGCCCAGGTGGTCGGGGGCGTGCTGTCCGGCAGCCTTTCCCTCGTCGCCGATGCTCTGCACAACTTCAGTGACGCAGCCGGGTTGCTGCTCGCGCTGGTCGCAAGGCGGATCTCCAAGCGGCCCGCAGACGAGCAGCGTACCTTCGGCTACGGGCGAGCCGAAGTCGTCGGCGGACTGATCAACCTCACGTCCATCATGGTCATCGCGGGTTATCTGCTTATCGAGGCCGTCACCCGCACATTCGACCGGCCAGAGGTCGATGGATGGATGGTAGTGATCGTCGCGGGAATCGCATTTGTCGTTGATGCGGCGACTGCGTTGCTCACATACTCGATGTCCAAGGGCAGTGTGAACATCAAGGCCGCGTTCCTGCACAACATCGCCGACGCGCTGGCCTCGGTGGCGGTCATCATCACCGGCACCTTGATCATCCTGTTTGACTGGTACTGGACCGACATCGTCGCGACCATTGGAATCTCGGTCTACATCGTGTGGGTGTCGTGGTCGCCGATGCAGCGTTGCATCCGGATTCTGATGCAAAGCACACCAGAGCATCTGTCGATCAATTTGATCGCGGAGTCGCTCAGCCTAATCGAGGGGGTAGATGCCGTTGCCCATCTGCATATCTGGCCGATCGACGAGCGGACCACTTCTTTGGAGGTATCGGTTGGTGTCGCAGAAAATGCAACCATTCAAGATATCGAGCGGATTCGCCGCGATGCCATCGATCTGTTGACCAAGCGTTACGGCATCCACCACGTCACGTTCGAAGCTAGGCTGCTCGTAGAGGTGGCCGATCGTGGGCTCATACAGGACCACATCCCCTAA
- a CDS encoding TolC family protein, whose protein sequence is MASRIAASAICAAAAGLLAGCSSPFDRPHNITQSHDRTLPRGIEQTPPSAFRESSASTEMLGPSIAPDASPDAFVRYALYHSPEVEAAYQRWRASAERLPQVGALPDPRLSVGFFLEEVQTRTGPQEARVGVSQAFPWPGQLQNREDAASKAAAAAWRRFEAVRLSVTERVVSTLHDLAYLDATISITDENLELLRSFEEVLRARYRVGSGSHPELIRVQVELGQLEDRLTQLRSMRPAYVAELNAALNRPSGEEVARMTGLPGRIASVDADGLAEIARRSNPMLLAMDEQIEEQRLLSEVARRDGLPEFMVGLDYIVTGEAMNSSTPGSGDDPILLNFGISLPIWRDKYDAGVREALARRLAVAGERADQANRIAAGIHRAWFEHTDADRRVRLYENTLIPKAEESLRASLAGFRAGETSFLDLLDTERTLLEFAIAAERARADRGKALARLNALVGEPVPTDAAAPSARTDPSDEVQP, encoded by the coding sequence ATGGCATCGCGAATTGCCGCGAGCGCGATCTGCGCCGCAGCGGCTGGTCTGCTCGCGGGGTGTTCGTCCCCGTTCGATCGGCCCCACAACATCACGCAGTCACACGACCGAACGCTGCCGCGGGGGATCGAGCAGACGCCTCCGTCTGCCTTCCGGGAATCCTCGGCATCAACCGAGATGCTCGGGCCATCAATCGCGCCAGACGCCTCGCCCGATGCGTTTGTCCGCTACGCCCTGTACCACAGCCCCGAGGTTGAGGCGGCGTACCAGCGCTGGCGTGCTTCCGCCGAGCGGCTACCTCAGGTCGGCGCGCTACCCGATCCTCGATTGAGTGTCGGATTCTTTCTCGAAGAGGTGCAGACGCGTACTGGCCCGCAGGAGGCGAGAGTCGGCGTCAGTCAGGCATTCCCGTGGCCGGGCCAGCTCCAAAATCGAGAGGACGCAGCGTCGAAGGCGGCGGCGGCGGCTTGGAGGCGATTCGAAGCCGTCCGGCTGTCTGTGACCGAGCGTGTCGTATCGACCCTGCACGATCTGGCGTACCTCGACGCGACGATCTCGATCACCGATGAGAACCTTGAACTGCTGCGGTCCTTCGAAGAAGTGCTGCGGGCTCGCTACCGCGTGGGATCGGGGTCGCACCCGGAGTTGATCCGTGTACAGGTAGAACTCGGTCAGCTCGAAGACCGGCTCACCCAGCTCCGGTCGATGCGCCCGGCCTATGTCGCCGAGTTGAACGCCGCTCTCAATCGCCCGTCCGGTGAAGAGGTCGCGAGGATGACCGGCTTGCCTGGACGGATCGCCTCAGTTGATGCCGATGGGCTCGCTGAGATCGCCCGGCGCTCGAATCCGATGCTGCTGGCTATGGACGAGCAGATCGAAGAGCAGCGGCTACTGTCCGAGGTTGCAAGGCGGGATGGGCTGCCGGAGTTCATGGTGGGCCTGGATTACATCGTCACAGGCGAGGCGATGAACAGTTCGACGCCGGGCAGCGGCGATGATCCGATTCTTCTGAACTTCGGCATCAGCCTTCCCATCTGGCGTGACAAGTACGACGCGGGCGTTCGTGAGGCGCTTGCGCGGCGGCTGGCGGTCGCCGGCGAGCGCGCCGACCAAGCCAACCGCATCGCCGCGGGCATCCACCGAGCGTGGTTCGAGCATACGGACGCTGACCGTCGGGTCCGGCTGTACGAGAACACCCTCATCCCTAAGGCCGAGGAATCGCTTCGCGCTTCGCTCGCCGGCTTTCGGGCGGGCGAGACGAGTTTTCTGGACCTGCTTGACACGGAGCGGACGCTGCTGGAGTTCGCCATCGCGGCCGAGCGCGCACGGGCGGACCGAGGCAAAGCACTCGCGCGGCTCAATGCGCTCGTCGGTGAACCCGTTCCCACAGACGCTGCGGCTCCTTCCGCACGAACTGATCCTTCTGACGAGGTGCAGCCATGA
- a CDS encoding efflux RND transporter periplasmic adaptor subunit, with protein MNTVLARLRVTIGWVWKHAAAGIAVALIIAALVIGYRIGRPAPEPATELAAEAHEHGEDTSQPQMYTCSMHPSVRLPDPDAKCPICFMDLIPVTADEGEGNELRVRMSEAAAALSRIETAPVGRFFPTAEVRMYGKVTYDETSVARLTAYFPGRIERLFVNYVGVPVSAGDHMAEVYSPELLAAFEELRQVASAATDTSSGSELLRSATRDTLAAAREKLRLFGLTSEQIIAVEEGRFESDHLPIYAPIGGVVTHLAVREGDYVQTGDPIATVADLSRLWVDMEAYESQLPLLRWGQPVTFTVEAHPGDVFEGRVSFIEPMVDERTRTAAVRIAVENERNRLKPGMFASGTVRTRIAKDGAVVNDELAGRWVSPMHPTVVKDGPGQCDICGMDLVPAESLGVVGNPSAAEEPLVIPRSSVLFTGTRSVVYVEVPDADKPTYEGRVIVLGPRAGDFYIVREGLSRGERVVVNGAFRIDSAMQIAAKPSMMTPAGGGGSDPHAGHGGTSDGAMPTMPERVSVPDSFVFALKPIYAAYLDAQEALAADDLGGFSQAAADLRTAIGFVEEAGLVGEPLGEWRRAAARLRVEPGITDIEIARTKFEGMSEAVIALQRRFGHRGSEEWQLAHCPMAFDNQGADWLQRGEQINNPYFGASMLRCGEIRESFEPLNGDAMNSATEGSSEGHDHE; from the coding sequence ATGAACACCGTCCTCGCACGCCTCCGCGTCACAATCGGTTGGGTATGGAAGCACGCCGCGGCGGGAATCGCAGTCGCGCTCATTATCGCGGCGCTGGTCATCGGCTATCGGATTGGTCGTCCCGCCCCAGAGCCCGCAACTGAACTGGCGGCGGAGGCCCACGAGCACGGCGAAGACACGAGCCAACCGCAGATGTACACATGCTCGATGCATCCGTCTGTTCGCCTGCCTGACCCAGATGCTAAGTGCCCGATCTGCTTCATGGACCTCATCCCGGTCACCGCGGATGAGGGCGAGGGGAATGAACTGCGTGTCAGGATGAGCGAGGCGGCCGCCGCGCTCAGCCGGATCGAGACAGCCCCGGTCGGCCGGTTCTTCCCGACGGCCGAGGTGCGGATGTATGGCAAGGTCACCTACGACGAAACTTCGGTGGCGCGACTGACGGCGTACTTCCCGGGGCGGATCGAGCGGTTGTTTGTCAACTATGTCGGTGTTCCGGTGTCGGCCGGAGACCACATGGCCGAGGTGTACAGCCCGGAGTTGCTCGCGGCTTTCGAGGAACTTCGACAGGTTGCCTCTGCGGCCACGGATACAAGCTCCGGCAGCGAACTGCTGCGATCCGCCACGCGGGACACATTGGCGGCGGCACGCGAGAAGCTGCGGTTGTTTGGTCTGACCTCGGAGCAGATTATCGCGGTCGAGGAAGGCCGCTTCGAATCGGATCACCTGCCCATCTATGCCCCGATCGGAGGCGTTGTCACGCATCTGGCGGTGCGCGAGGGGGACTATGTGCAGACAGGCGATCCGATCGCGACGGTCGCCGACCTGTCTCGCCTGTGGGTGGATATGGAGGCGTACGAGTCGCAGCTCCCGCTGCTCCGCTGGGGGCAGCCCGTGACGTTCACGGTCGAGGCGCACCCGGGCGATGTGTTCGAGGGACGCGTCTCGTTCATCGAGCCGATGGTCGACGAGAGGACCAGGACCGCAGCGGTACGGATCGCGGTGGAGAACGAGCGGAATCGGCTCAAGCCGGGGATGTTCGCGTCCGGCACCGTCCGTACCCGCATCGCGAAGGATGGTGCGGTTGTCAACGATGAACTCGCCGGACGCTGGGTGAGCCCGATGCACCCGACCGTCGTCAAGGACGGGCCGGGGCAGTGCGACATCTGCGGGATGGACCTGGTGCCCGCCGAATCGCTCGGCGTGGTCGGCAATCCGAGCGCGGCCGAGGAGCCCCTGGTCATCCCCCGCTCGTCGGTCCTCTTCACCGGGACGCGATCGGTGGTGTATGTCGAGGTGCCCGATGCCGACAAGCCAACCTACGAGGGGAGGGTGATCGTGCTCGGGCCGCGGGCGGGCGATTTCTACATCGTCCGCGAAGGCTTGAGCAGAGGCGAACGCGTGGTGGTCAATGGCGCGTTCCGGATCGACAGCGCCATGCAGATCGCGGCAAAGCCGAGCATGATGACGCCCGCCGGTGGCGGTGGGAGCGACCCGCACGCAGGGCACGGCGGCACATCCGACGGCGCGATGCCGACCATGCCCGAGCGCGTCAGCGTGCCCGACAGCTTCGTGTTCGCGCTCAAGCCGATCTACGCGGCGTACCTCGACGCCCAGGAGGCGCTCGCGGCGGACGACCTCGGCGGGTTTTCGCAGGCGGCCGCGGACCTCCGAACCGCGATCGGCTTCGTCGAAGAGGCCGGACTGGTCGGCGAACCGCTCGGCGAGTGGCGGCGGGCCGCGGCCCGGCTGCGTGTCGAGCCGGGTATCACAGATATTGAGATCGCTCGGACTAAGTTCGAGGGCATGAGCGAGGCGGTCATCGCGCTCCAGCGTCGTTTCGGGCACCGGGGGAGCGAAGAATGGCAACTCGCGCACTGCCCTATGGCTTTCGATAACCAGGGAGCCGACTGGCTCCAGCGCGGCGAACAGATCAACAACCCATACTTCGGCGCAAGCATGCTCCGGTGCGGGGAGATCCGCGAGTCCTTTGAGCCGCTCAACGGTGACGCTATGAACAGCGCGACCGAGGGAAGCAGCGAGGGTCACGATCATGAGTGA
- a CDS encoding efflux RND transporter permease subunit translates to MSDHAPTTPPTPRGPLNTVIRFCLEQKLVVAILLVGTLFWGVLVAPFDWEWGGLPRDPVPVDAIPDIGENQQIVFTEWPGRSPQDIDDQISYPMTVAMLGVPGVKDIRSYSVFGFSSIYIVFEDGIDFYWSRSRVLEKLNSLPAGTLPTGVTPALGPDATALGQVFWYTLEGRDPDGNPTGGWDPHELRSIQDFIVKYKLAGVQGVSEVASIGGFVQEYQVDVNPDAMRAAGVSLGQVIGAVRQSNIDVGARTIEVNRAEYIVRGLGFIESVEDLEQAAITARDGQPILIRDIAKVSLGPALRRGVLTKAGEEAVGGVVVVRYGENPMATIQRVKDTIADTASGLPSKVLADGTESRVTIVPFYDRSGLIRETLQTLNSAISQQVLVTIIVVVLMVMHLRSSLLIGAMLPITVLMTFIGMKLFRVDANIVALSGIAIAIGTIVDMGIVLSENILRRLDEAAVDEANREPTIETIYRATTEVGSAVLTAVATTVVSFLPVFTMEAAEGKLFKPLAYTKTFALIASIIIALTILPAAAHVLMGFRLRAGAVRTAAAAALTVTGLAVAVFVQPLGGLILAAFGAFYLARPWLPKIVARGLQWSANLVAVIVVLVVLAGAWEPLGPEPGVVGNAVFIGVIVGGILLAFWAVRLAFPHVLAWTLRHKLIGLSPALLVVLLGATTWLGFDRVFGWLPDSIRSNETMVEIAHAFPGLGSEFMPSLDEGAFLYMPTTMTHASIGEATDILKELDRRIMSVPEVEMAVGKIGRVESPLDPAPISMVETVIQYQSEYRTDDQGRRVNFRYDESADEFVRDERGELIPDEDGRPYRQWRDEIESQQDIWDAIVAAAEMPGVTSAPKLQPIETRIVMLQSGFRAPMGIKVYGPDLETIESFGLELEQLLKQVPSVQPAAVFADRVVGKPYLEIDIDRERIARYGLRIADVQEVIEVAIGGKPLTMTVEGRERYPIRVRYLRELRDQPETLGDILVPTPMGAQVPLRELATLEYRRGPQMIKSEDTFLVAYVLFDKMPAEAEVSVVRDAQAFIQEAISSGDLVVPAGVSYEFSGSYKNQVRAAKRMSIVLPLSLAVIFLLLYFQFRKVGVTLMVFSGVFVAWGGGFLMLWLYAQPWFLETSLLGTNLRELFQIREFNLSIAVWVGFLALFGIATDDGVIMATRIEQSMAESKPQSIEAIRKAVVDGGQLRIRAAVMTSATTILALLPVLTSTGRGSDIMVPMAIPSFGGMAVASITWFVVPILYCWAQEWKFRLSHARPASNTNVPPAQGDSV, encoded by the coding sequence ATGAGTGACCACGCCCCGACCACTCCTCCAACTCCCCGCGGACCGCTCAACACCGTGATCCGGTTCTGTCTGGAGCAGAAACTGGTGGTGGCGATCCTCCTAGTCGGTACGCTCTTCTGGGGTGTGCTCGTCGCGCCCTTCGACTGGGAATGGGGGGGGCTACCGCGGGATCCGGTGCCGGTCGACGCGATTCCGGATATCGGCGAGAACCAGCAGATCGTGTTCACCGAGTGGCCCGGTCGGAGCCCTCAGGACATCGACGACCAGATCAGCTACCCCATGACCGTGGCGATGCTGGGCGTCCCCGGTGTGAAGGACATACGCAGCTACTCGGTCTTCGGGTTCTCTTCGATCTACATCGTGTTCGAGGATGGGATCGACTTCTACTGGTCGCGCTCGCGTGTGCTTGAGAAGCTCAACTCGCTGCCAGCGGGCACGCTGCCGACCGGCGTCACGCCTGCTCTGGGTCCGGACGCCACGGCGCTCGGGCAGGTGTTCTGGTACACGCTGGAAGGACGCGATCCCGATGGGAATCCGACCGGCGGCTGGGACCCGCACGAGCTGCGCTCCATCCAGGACTTCATCGTCAAGTACAAACTCGCGGGAGTGCAGGGCGTCTCCGAGGTTGCCTCCATCGGCGGGTTCGTGCAGGAGTATCAGGTCGATGTGAACCCCGACGCGATGCGGGCCGCCGGCGTCTCGCTCGGCCAGGTCATCGGCGCGGTCCGGCAGAGCAATATCGATGTCGGCGCGCGGACCATCGAGGTGAACCGGGCCGAGTACATCGTGCGCGGGCTCGGGTTCATCGAATCGGTTGAAGACCTGGAGCAGGCGGCCATCACCGCGCGGGATGGGCAGCCGATCCTGATCAGAGACATCGCGAAGGTCTCGCTGGGTCCCGCCCTGCGGCGGGGCGTGCTCACCAAGGCCGGCGAGGAGGCGGTGGGCGGTGTCGTGGTCGTTCGCTACGGCGAGAACCCGATGGCGACCATACAGCGCGTCAAGGACACGATCGCCGACACCGCCTCGGGTTTGCCGTCGAAGGTTCTCGCCGACGGCACCGAAAGCCGCGTGACGATCGTGCCCTTTTACGACCGCTCGGGACTGATCCGCGAGACCCTCCAGACGCTCAACTCAGCGATTTCCCAGCAGGTGCTGGTGACGATCATCGTCGTGGTGCTCATGGTGATGCACCTGCGCAGCAGCCTGCTCATCGGCGCGATGCTCCCGATCACGGTGCTGATGACCTTCATCGGTATGAAGCTGTTCCGCGTCGACGCGAACATCGTCGCCCTCTCGGGCATCGCGATCGCGATCGGCACCATCGTCGACATGGGCATTGTGCTCAGCGAGAACATCCTTCGCCGTCTCGATGAAGCCGCCGTGGACGAGGCGAATCGAGAGCCGACCATCGAAACGATCTACCGCGCGACGACCGAGGTCGGGAGCGCCGTGCTGACCGCGGTGGCCACAACCGTAGTCAGTTTTCTGCCGGTCTTCACGATGGAGGCCGCCGAGGGTAAGCTTTTCAAGCCGCTCGCGTACACCAAGACCTTCGCATTGATCGCCTCGATCATCATCGCCCTGACCATCCTGCCCGCGGCGGCGCATGTCCTTATGGGGTTCCGGCTCCGTGCCGGGGCGGTACGCACGGCGGCTGCCGCGGCGCTCACCGTGACGGGCTTGGCGGTCGCGGTCTTCGTGCAACCGCTCGGCGGCCTGATCCTCGCGGCGTTCGGCGCGTTCTATCTCGCTCGACCGTGGCTGCCCAAGATTGTCGCGCGGGGCCTCCAATGGTCGGCGAATCTCGTGGCGGTCATAGTCGTGCTCGTCGTCCTGGCTGGCGCGTGGGAGCCGCTCGGCCCCGAACCGGGAGTGGTAGGCAATGCAGTATTCATCGGAGTGATCGTCGGCGGGATTTTGCTCGCATTCTGGGCCGTGCGTCTGGCATTCCCGCATGTGCTCGCGTGGACACTGCGCCACAAACTCATCGGACTCTCACCAGCTCTCCTCGTAGTTCTGCTGGGCGCGACGACATGGCTTGGCTTTGATCGAGTTTTCGGATGGCTGCCGGACTCGATCCGCAGTAACGAAACAATGGTCGAGATCGCGCACGCTTTCCCCGGACTGGGAAGCGAGTTCATGCCCTCGCTCGATGAGGGCGCGTTCCTCTACATGCCCACCACGATGACGCACGCTTCGATCGGCGAGGCGACGGACATCCTCAAGGAACTCGATCGCCGCATCATGAGCGTGCCCGAGGTCGAGATGGCCGTGGGCAAGATCGGTCGTGTCGAGAGCCCGCTCGATCCCGCGCCGATCTCGATGGTCGAGACGGTCATCCAGTACCAGAGCGAGTACCGCACCGATGATCAAGGCCGACGGGTGAACTTTCGCTATGACGAGTCAGCGGACGAGTTTGTCCGAGACGAGCGGGGCGAGCTGATTCCCGACGAGGACGGCCGACCATACCGGCAGTGGCGGGACGAGATCGAATCCCAACAGGACATCTGGGACGCGATCGTGGCGGCGGCGGAGATGCCGGGTGTGACGAGCGCGCCAAAGCTCCAGCCGATCGAGACCCGCATCGTCATGCTCCAGTCCGGCTTCCGTGCGCCCATGGGCATCAAGGTCTACGGACCGGACCTGGAGACCATCGAATCGTTCGGGCTCGAACTGGAACAGCTGCTCAAGCAGGTCCCCAGCGTGCAGCCCGCGGCGGTATTCGCCGACCGCGTCGTCGGCAAGCCCTACCTTGAGATCGACATCGACCGCGAGCGGATCGCCCGCTACGGGCTGCGCATCGCCGATGTTCAGGAGGTCATCGAGGTCGCCATCGGCGGCAAGCCGCTGACCATGACCGTCGAAGGCCGGGAACGCTATCCCATCCGGGTGCGCTACCTGCGGGAACTGCGCGACCAGCCCGAGACGCTGGGCGACATCCTCGTGCCCACGCCGATGGGAGCGCAGGTGCCTCTTCGTGAGTTGGCCACACTGGAGTATCGCCGCGGGCCGCAGATGATCAAGAGCGAGGACACCTTCCTCGTCGCCTATGTGCTGTTCGACAAGATGCCCGCCGAGGCGGAAGTGTCGGTTGTGCGGGACGCTCAGGCGTTCATCCAGGAAGCGATCAGTTCCGGCGATCTCGTGGTGCCTGCGGGCGTCAGCTACGAGTTTTCCGGTTCGTACAAGAATCAGGTCCGGGCCGCCAAGCGGATGAGCATTGTCCTGCCGCTCTCGCTGGCGGTGATCTTCCTCCTGCTCTACTTCCAGTTCCGCAAGGTGGGCGTCACCCTGATGGTCTTCAGCGGGGTGTTCGTCGCGTGGGGCGGTGGGTTCCTGATGCTGTGGCTCTACGCCCAGCCGTGGTTCCTCGAAACCTCGCTGCTGGGTACGAATCTCCGCGAACTCTTCCAGATCCGGGAGTTCAACCTGAGCATCGCCGTCTGGGTGGGGTTCCTCGCGCTCTTCGGCATCGCCACCGACGACGGCGTCATCATGGCCACCCGCATCGAGCAGTCGATGGCGGAAAGCAAGCCTCAGTCGATCGAGGCCATCCGAAAGGCCGTCGTTGATGGTGGACAGCTCCGTATCCGTGCGGCTGTCATGACCAGCGCCACCACCATTCTCGCGCTGCTCCCGGTGCTTACCAGCACGGGTCGCGGCTCGGACATCATGGTTCCCATGGCCATCCCTTCGTTCGGGGGCATGGCCGTCGCGTCCATCACTTGGTTCGTCGTTCCCATCCTGTACTGCTGGGCGCAGGAGTGGAAATTCCGTTTGTCACACGCACGCCCAGCGTCCAACACCAATGTGCCCCCGGCACAAGGAGATTCTGTATGA
- a CDS encoding APC family permease encodes MAEHDEHNHGSEYRSGSLTLTGSIAMGTGVMIGAGIFALTGQVAELAGGLFPVAFIAAAVVVAFSAYSYIKVCNEYPSAGGIAMILKKAYGPGVVTAGCSLLMYFSMVINESLVARTFGTYTMRIFGEGSDSWLVPALGVGLIVVAFVVNLLGNQVIGGLSKVTAIVKIVGIAAFAGIGLWVSGLSFDTLAGDGASSDAQGGITGFLAAVALSILAYKGFTTITNSGDEIKEPKKNVGRSIIFSLLICTGLYLLVTLAVAGNLSVDEIIAARDSSLAEAARPAVGQWGEWLTIGLAIVATISGIIASMFAVSRMLAMLTDMKLVPHSHFGMPGRIQKHTLVYTAVVALALTVFFDLSRIASLGAIFYIVMDMAIHWGVFKYLRTELNAKAWVLLTALILDAVVLGAFLYLKLTTDPLVVAVSLGGMALIFGAEWWFLRTGDERGKAETD; translated from the coding sequence ATGGCAGAACACGACGAGCACAATCACGGGTCCGAGTACCGCAGCGGCAGCCTCACGCTTACCGGATCGATCGCGATGGGAACCGGCGTCATGATCGGCGCGGGCATATTCGCCCTGACCGGTCAGGTCGCCGAGCTCGCCGGCGGGCTCTTTCCCGTAGCATTCATCGCGGCGGCTGTGGTGGTGGCTTTCAGCGCATACTCGTACATCAAGGTCTGCAACGAGTACCCGTCCGCGGGCGGCATCGCGATGATCCTCAAGAAGGCGTACGGCCCGGGCGTTGTCACCGCGGGCTGCTCGCTGCTGATGTACTTCTCGATGGTCATCAACGAGAGCCTCGTCGCCCGCACGTTCGGCACATACACGATGCGGATCTTCGGCGAGGGGTCCGACTCATGGCTCGTGCCCGCGCTCGGCGTCGGTTTGATCGTCGTCGCGTTTGTTGTCAACCTACTTGGCAACCAGGTCATCGGCGGGCTGAGCAAGGTCACCGCGATCGTCAAGATCGTCGGCATCGCGGCCTTCGCGGGCATCGGACTCTGGGTGTCGGGGCTCTCCTTCGACACGCTGGCGGGCGATGGCGCATCATCCGACGCCCAGGGCGGCATTACCGGGTTTCTGGCCGCCGTCGCACTGTCGATCCTGGCATACAAGGGTTTCACGACCATCACCAACAGCGGTGATGAGATCAAGGAGCCCAAGAAGAACGTCGGCCGATCCATTATCTTCAGCCTGCTCATCTGCACCGGGCTCTACCTGCTCGTGACGCTCGCCGTCGCGGGCAACCTTAGCGTGGATGAGATCATCGCCGCTCGCGACTCGTCGCTCGCCGAGGCCGCCCGTCCGGCGGTCGGTCAGTGGGGCGAGTGGCTGACGATCGGCCTTGCGATCGTGGCCACTATCTCCGGCATCATCGCAAGTATGTTCGCCGTCTCCCGGATGCTCGCGATGCTCACGGACATGAAGCTGGTCCCGCACAGCCACTTCGGCATGCCGGGTCGCATCCAGAAGCACACACTGGTGTACACCGCTGTTGTCGCGCTCGCACTTACCGTCTTCTTCGACCTCAGCCGAATCGCCTCTCTCGGCGCAATCTTCTACATCGTGATGGACATGGCGATCCATTGGGGCGTGTTCAAGTACCTGCGAACAGAGCTGAACGCCAAGGCGTGGGTCCTTCTGACCGCCCTCATCCTCGACGCCGTCGTGCTCGGGGCCTTCCTTTACCTCAAGCTCACCACCGACCCGCTCGTAGTAGCCGTGTCGCTGGGGGGAATGGCCCTGATCTTCGGAGCCGAATGGTGGTTTCTAAGAACCGGGGACGAGAGGGGGAAGGCGGAGACGGACTGA
- a CDS encoding metal-sensitive transcriptional regulator, giving the protein MGTKKTHRTAHGVCPADREANLARLKRIEGQVRGIAQMVEQDRYCVDVMTQIAAVQQALRGVGREVLRHHLKHCITEAAGKGEKALNAASDELIDLLYKNAR; this is encoded by the coding sequence ATGGGTACCAAAAAGACACATCGGACAGCTCATGGGGTCTGCCCGGCCGATCGAGAGGCCAACCTCGCACGCCTGAAGCGGATCGAGGGCCAGGTGCGAGGCATCGCCCAGATGGTCGAACAGGATCGGTACTGCGTCGACGTGATGACCCAGATCGCAGCGGTGCAGCAGGCCCTCCGCGGCGTTGGCCGCGAAGTGCTGCGCCACCATCTGAAGCACTGCATAACGGAGGCCGCGGGGAAGGGCGAGAAGGCTCTTAATGCGGCCAGCGATGAGCTGATCGATCTGCTCTACAAGAACGCCCGATAG